In Saccharicrinis fermentans DSM 9555 = JCM 21142, a genomic segment contains:
- the cysK gene encoding cysteine synthase A has protein sequence MSGIANSTSALIGNTPLVQINKLNEGKAQVVAKLEFFNPASSVKDRIALAMIEDAEKTGKLDKETVIIEPTSGNTGVGLALVSAIKGYRLILTMPESMSIERRKLLKKFGAELVLTPAPKGMKGAIDKAEDLAKEHEKSFIPQQFNNPANPSIHRTTTAEEIWKDTDGKVDVFISGVGTGGTITGVGEVLKARNPALKVIAVEPSDSPVISGGQAGPHKIQGIGAGFIPTNLNTAIIDEVVQVSNEDAVQTSHQAAISEGLLCGYSSGAALWAALSVSKREEFKGKRIVVLLPDTGERYLSSFEI, from the coding sequence ATGAGCGGAATTGCAAATAGTACTAGTGCTTTAATAGGAAATACCCCTTTGGTACAAATCAACAAACTAAACGAAGGAAAAGCCCAGGTAGTAGCCAAGTTAGAATTTTTCAATCCGGCTAGTTCCGTAAAGGACAGGATTGCGCTTGCCATGATAGAAGACGCAGAAAAGACGGGAAAACTAGACAAAGAAACAGTTATCATAGAACCCACCAGTGGAAATACAGGAGTTGGACTTGCATTGGTTTCAGCCATAAAAGGATACCGACTTATTTTGACCATGCCGGAGAGCATGAGTATTGAACGCAGAAAACTCCTAAAGAAATTTGGAGCCGAGTTAGTACTAACTCCAGCACCCAAAGGGATGAAAGGCGCCATTGACAAAGCCGAAGACTTAGCGAAGGAACACGAAAAATCATTTATTCCACAACAATTCAACAACCCGGCGAATCCATCCATTCACAGAACTACCACTGCTGAAGAAATATGGAAAGATACAGATGGCAAGGTTGATGTGTTTATTTCCGGAGTAGGAACTGGGGGTACCATCACAGGAGTAGGTGAAGTACTCAAAGCACGCAACCCAGCATTAAAGGTGATTGCCGTAGAGCCAAGCGATTCGCCCGTGATTTCCGGAGGACAAGCAGGCCCCCATAAAATTCAAGGAATTGGAGCAGGCTTTATCCCCACCAACCTAAACACAGCCATCATCGACGAGGTCGTGCAAGTGAGCAACGAAGATGCTGTTCAAACCAGTCATCAGGCAGCCATAAGCGAAGGGCTACTATGTGGTTATTCATCAGGGGCAGCACTTTGGGCAGCACTAAGCGTATCAAAAAGAGAAGAGTTTAAAGGGAAAAGAATAGTAGTATTATTACCCGACACCGGCGAAAGATACTTGAGTAGTTTTGAGATTTAA
- a CDS encoding DEAD/DEAH box helicase, giving the protein MNHILFQSLLYLYTMQNNRSKYLNKLGITALNPMQTASIEMIESNTDLVLLSPTGSGKTLAFLLPLVDKIKGSTEKTQLLILAPARELAIQIEQVIKNLGTGHKVLCCYGGHMIQTERNSLRHPAEIIVGTPGRIADHVRRGHISTQHIQYLVLDEFDKALELGFHQEMRDIIGQLKELNLRILTSATNMQEIPSFVRLRKHKILDFLPQEQLQENLSLKAVRSEGKDKLEAFFSLVCILGNEPMVVFVNHREAADRISKHLHEMGLAHDLFHGGLKQEERERALIKFRNGSHHLLLTTDLASRGLDIPDIKYVIHYHLPKEKEAFIHRNGRTARMKASGTAYLILAEQETLPEYIEGELQFEALNNYNTPPSPPQWQTIYLDHGKKDKINKIDIVGLFLKKGKLKKDELGLIDVLDHSAYIAVERKKVKQLINLLQNEKIKGKKLKIRISR; this is encoded by the coding sequence ATGAATCATATTTTATTCCAATCCTTGCTGTATCTTTACACCATGCAAAACAACAGAAGCAAATATTTAAATAAGCTAGGTATCACCGCACTCAATCCCATGCAAACAGCATCGATCGAAATGATCGAAAGCAATACCGACCTAGTACTACTGTCTCCAACAGGATCTGGCAAAACACTCGCATTCCTACTCCCCTTGGTAGACAAAATTAAAGGCAGCACAGAAAAAACCCAACTACTGATTCTCGCCCCCGCCCGAGAACTAGCCATACAAATTGAACAAGTCATCAAAAACCTAGGAACCGGTCACAAGGTTTTATGTTGTTATGGCGGGCATATGATTCAAACCGAAAGAAACAGCCTAAGACATCCAGCCGAAATCATAGTAGGAACACCTGGTCGAATAGCGGATCATGTACGAAGAGGTCATATTTCGACACAACACATTCAATATTTGGTTTTAGACGAGTTTGACAAAGCACTGGAACTAGGTTTTCATCAAGAAATGCGGGACATCATCGGACAGCTCAAAGAACTTAATCTGCGCATACTGACATCCGCCACCAATATGCAAGAGATCCCATCCTTTGTACGCTTACGTAAACACAAGATCCTCGATTTCCTGCCCCAAGAGCAGCTTCAGGAAAACCTAAGCCTAAAAGCCGTTCGCTCAGAAGGGAAAGATAAACTGGAGGCTTTTTTTAGCTTAGTCTGCATATTGGGCAACGAACCCATGGTGGTTTTCGTTAATCATCGAGAAGCAGCCGACCGCATCAGTAAACACCTGCACGAAATGGGCTTAGCACACGACCTTTTTCACGGAGGTCTCAAACAAGAAGAACGCGAACGCGCACTGATAAAATTCAGAAACGGCAGTCACCACCTGTTACTCACCACCGATTTAGCATCGCGCGGCCTGGATATACCGGACATAAAATACGTAATTCACTACCACCTCCCCAAGGAAAAAGAAGCATTTATCCACCGTAATGGACGCACTGCCCGCATGAAAGCATCCGGCACTGCCTATCTAATACTCGCAGAACAAGAAACACTGCCTGAATATATAGAAGGAGAGCTACAATTTGAAGCATTAAACAACTACAACACACCCCCTTCCCCTCCCCAATGGCAAACAATCTATTTAGACCATGGCAAGAAAGACAAAATAAACAAAATAGACATCGTAGGTTTATTCCTAAAAAAAGGAAAACTCAAAAAAGATGAGCTGGGACTTATTGACGTACTGGATCACAGCGCTTACATTGCGGTTGAACGTAAAAAAGTGAAGCAACTGATCAATCTACTGCAAAATGAAAAAATAAAAGGCAAGAAACTAAAAATCAGAATCTCAAGATAA
- a CDS encoding M23 family metallopeptidase, producing MSNTKVKKSFFHKLRNKYRLAIFNEQTYEEVWQMRLSRLNVFTVVGSSAIILVLLIILLIAYTGLREYIPGYPDGDQRRMLVRNYNRVDSLVAEIEKRDKFFESIKAVVQGEVPPSEEEMLQDNGISKPQKVDFEISKEDEAFRQRVEAEEKYNLAVLPEGKMIPELNQIYFYSPLKGIVVKEFRESESHYGIDIVAKPGDTVLSIMDGTVIFSGWTVETGYTMMVQHSSDLISAYKHNAKLLKKAGDKIAAGEAIANVGNSGELTTGPHLHFELWYQGNAVDPTKYIIFE from the coding sequence ATGAGTAATACAAAAGTTAAAAAGAGCTTCTTTCACAAGTTACGCAACAAGTATCGTCTGGCTATTTTCAATGAGCAAACCTACGAAGAGGTTTGGCAAATGCGTTTGTCCAGGTTAAATGTTTTTACCGTAGTGGGGTCTTCAGCAATCATATTGGTGCTGTTGATTATTCTTTTAATTGCCTACACCGGTTTGAGAGAGTATATTCCCGGTTATCCGGATGGGGATCAGCGTAGGATGTTGGTACGTAATTATAACAGGGTAGATTCGCTGGTGGCAGAAATAGAAAAGCGTGATAAGTTTTTTGAGTCCATCAAGGCTGTAGTGCAAGGAGAAGTGCCTCCTTCTGAAGAAGAGATGCTGCAAGATAATGGCATCTCAAAACCACAAAAGGTGGACTTTGAAATAAGTAAGGAGGATGAGGCCTTTAGGCAACGTGTAGAGGCAGAAGAGAAATATAATCTTGCGGTGCTTCCTGAGGGGAAAATGATTCCGGAACTAAACCAGATTTATTTTTATTCTCCACTGAAAGGTATTGTGGTCAAGGAGTTTAGAGAGAGCGAAAGTCATTATGGAATTGATATTGTTGCTAAACCAGGTGATACTGTGCTGTCCATCATGGATGGAACGGTTATTTTTTCTGGATGGACTGTAGAGACTGGTTATACCATGATGGTGCAACATAGTAGTGATTTGATTTCAGCATACAAACATAATGCGAAGCTCTTGAAGAAAGCGGGTGATAAAATTGCCGCCGGTGAAGCAATTGCCAATGTGGGTAATTCGGGAGAGCTCACCACTGGACCGCACCTTCATTTTGAATTGTGGTACCAAGGCAATGCAGTTG